ACAAGGTGAGGGATGGAGAAAAGATCACAGCGGACGCGAGAGTGGCGATGATTGCCAGGAAGGGAAgggcgggagagagacgcggtGGGCCAAAGCACAACGGCAAAGAAATGAGAGTGTCCTAAGCTGAGAAAGAGATGTAAGTTGCTAAGGGCTAAGAGGGCGTGCGTatgaggagagggacggGTAACTTCACGGACACACcccgcacacgtgcacacgtacacgaccacagaaggagagaaaccaaaagaaaaaagcgagagaCGCAGTGcggcctctgctgctcccacGTCTGTCTGGGTCCGTCGGGGTGCGGGTgtggcagaagaagagaaaaacagcagGAGAAACGCTGTCGATcgcctcgaggaggaggaggaggggggaagagaagaggtggcggtgtCCAGTCGCTTTTATTTCGCTTTTGGCTGGCGTGACTGAGGCGTGGGCGGCTCTTTTCGCTCGGTAAAACACAataaaacacacacacaaggcgcGTATGCGGCTCCCTGCTGGGCAGAGtgacaggcgcacacgcacgcacgcacgtcaGCGTGCAGGGGcacgagaaagggaaagggggggagccacaaggagagagagagagagagggggggtgcggtCACAAGCACGtagggaaagaaaaggaggaagagaggggggatcaCCGCCTACGGTGTTGCGCGGTACTCGGAGGGCATCCCAACGCTGCAGCAAGGCGCTGAAGGGAGGGAGCCATTCGGCGTATGGGAGTGCGTGCTGAAATGTCAAGGCCATggcgcacatgcgcgcaGACCAGAAAAGGGTGCCTGTGCAGGCCtaagggaaaggaggaggagctggcgtgTGCCCCAGCTCGAATGCCCTGcccgctgcctccccccccccctttccttttcacgTGTGCAAGGGTGGATAGGCTGCACGAGCATCTTCACTCTTTTCGGTTGTGGTCTCCCTTAGCGGGTGTCATCAGCCATTTAATCCATTGTCTTAACCTTGCCGCGGAACTCGTCCAGGGTCTTGTAGCCCTTCTTCGCCATCAcatccagcagctccgccgtgAGGCGCTCAAAGATGGCGGCGCCCTCCTCAtgcagcgccgtgccgaCCTGCACCATGGAGGCGCCAGCGAGCACGTGCAGGAAGGCGTCCTCACCAGTGTAGACGCCACCACAGCCAAAGATAAGCTTTCctgggcagcggcggtaaAAGGCGTTGACGTTTGCCAGCGCTGTGGGGAGGACGTAGCGACCACCAAGGCCGCCGAAGCCCTGCTTCGGCTTGATCACCACGGACTCCGTCTCCACGTCAATTACTAGGCCGTTGCCGATGCTGTTGATGCAGGTAATAAACTGCACCTTCGGAAACTGGTTGAGGatctcggcggcggcatcaaAGTGGGCAAAGTCAAAGTACGGCGGCATCTTGACACCAAACGGGTGTGGGTAGGCCTCCGAGATCGCCGCCAAGTAACGCCGCATCGCGTCAAAGTCGTAGGCAACCTGCGGCTTGCCGGGAACGTTGGGGCAGGACAAGTTCAGCTCCAGAATAACACCCTTTTCTGCGGCCACAGGGGCAAGGCGTTTGCACATCTCAGCATTTTCCTCCGCCGAGAAACCGGAGATGGAGATGAAGAGCGGCTTCCGGCTGTAGTCATGGTGCTCCGCGCC
This genomic interval from Leishmania panamensis strain MHOM/PA/94/PSC-1 chromosome 16 sequence contains the following:
- the DHODH gene encoding dihydroorotate dehydrogenase, putative (TriTrypDB/GeneDB-style sysID: LpmP.16.0530), with translation MSLQVGILGNTFANPFMNAAGVMCSTEEELAAMTESTSGSLITKSCTPALREGNPAPRYYTLPLGSINSMGLPNKGFDFYLAYGAEHHDYSRKPLFISISGFSAEENAEMCKRLAPVAAEKGVILELNLSCPNVPGKPQVAYDFDAMRRYLAAISEAYPHPFGVKMPPYFDFAHFDAAAEILNQFPKVQFITCINSIGNGLVIDVETESVVIKPKQGFGGLGGRYVLPTALANVNAFYRRCPGKLIFGCGGVYTGEDAFLHVLAGASMVQVGTALHEEGAAIFERLTAELLDVMAKKGYKTLDEFRGKVKTMD